A single genomic interval of Nitrososphaerales archaeon harbors:
- a CDS encoding inositol-3-phosphate synthase produces MKSRIAVAGVGNCASVFVQGLEYYSTGGTEGLWHPRVAGMRASDLKVVAAFDVDPRKVGLDLHKAIFAAPNVARRYVEPKSSRVKVSAGISAADAAPHLRSSRLETADRAEVARQLEAADADILVNLISSGSDASSEGYALAALEAGCAFVNCAPSLLLRRKSLVAKFAKSKLPLVGDDLMSQFGGTVFHKGLLNLMVNRGVKISKSYQLDVGGGSETLNTTDEGIKMAKRGVKTASVAAEVPYKFETIAGTTDFVDYLGNDRTSYFWAEGSGFLGSPATVDVYLRTSDGANAGNILLDVLRATRRAASTRRLAKVNEICAYGFKSPLKPVHFEEAYRKFVAAFVK; encoded by the coding sequence ATGAAATCACGGATAGCTGTCGCTGGCGTGGGCAACTGTGCCTCCGTCTTTGTTCAGGGGCTGGAGTACTACTCAACGGGAGGGACGGAGGGGCTCTGGCATCCAAGAGTCGCAGGGATGAGGGCGAGCGACCTCAAAGTGGTCGCAGCCTTCGACGTCGACCCGAGGAAGGTGGGTCTGGACCTCCACAAGGCGATATTTGCCGCTCCCAACGTCGCCAGAAGGTACGTCGAGCCCAAGTCCTCAAGGGTGAAGGTCAGCGCAGGCATCTCCGCGGCAGATGCAGCGCCTCATCTCAGGTCCAGCAGGCTGGAGACCGCTGACAGGGCCGAGGTCGCCAGGCAGCTCGAGGCGGCAGACGCCGACATCCTTGTCAACCTGATCTCTTCCGGCTCGGACGCCTCGTCTGAAGGATACGCGCTCGCAGCGCTTGAAGCAGGATGCGCCTTCGTAAACTGCGCCCCGTCCCTGCTGCTGCGCAGGAAGAGCCTCGTCGCCAAATTCGCGAAGTCCAAGCTCCCGCTGGTCGGAGACGACCTGATGAGCCAGTTCGGCGGAACCGTCTTCCACAAGGGGCTCCTCAACCTCATGGTGAACAGGGGTGTCAAGATATCGAAGAGCTACCAGCTGGACGTCGGCGGCGGCTCGGAGACGCTCAACACAACAGACGAAGGCATCAAGATGGCGAAACGCGGCGTCAAGACAGCCTCTGTTGCTGCCGAGGTCCCGTACAAGTTCGAGACGATAGCCGGGACGACAGACTTCGTCGACTACCTGGGAAACGACAGGACGAGCTACTTCTGGGCGGAGGGGAGCGGTTTCCTTGGCTCCCCTGCCACCGTGGACGTCTACCTGCGGACCTCAGACGGCGCGAACGCAGGCAACATCCTGCTGGACGTGTTGAGGGCCACCCGCCGTGCGGCGAGCACTCGAAGGCTTGCGAAGGTCAACGAGATATGCGCCTACGGGTTCAAGTCTCCGCTCAAGCCCGTACACTTCGAAGAAGCCTACAGAAAGTTCGTGGCTGCGTTTGTCAAGTAG